Part of the Janibacter alkaliphilus genome is shown below.
CGCGTCCGCCAGCGAGCGGACGCCGATCTGCAGGTCGAGGATCGGCGCGGCGAGCATCGGCACCGAGGTGGACCCGACGTGATCGACCCGTACCGCCAGATCACCGAGCCCGTGCCGCAGCCGGGCCACGGTGCGCGAGGCCGCGTCAGCCCAGCCCGGGTCCGGCTCCGTCAGCACGAGCTCCGACGGCTGCACGGCCACCCGCCCCAGCCGGAGGTTCTCGGCGAAGGGCGCCAGCCGCTCCCGCCAGAGCCGCTCGACCTGCCCCCGCAGCTGCTCCGGGGTGCCGTGGTTGTCCAGGAGCACGTCGGCCACCGCGCGTCGCTGAGCGTCGCCGGCCTGCGACCGCATCCGGGAGCGGGCGTCCTCCTCAGGCATGCCACGGTGCTCGACCAGCCGACGCACCCGGGTCTCCTCGTCGGTGTCCACGACGAGGACGAGGTGGTACTGCGGGGCCATCTCCTTCTCGACGAGCAGCGGCATGTCGTGGACGACCACCGCAGCCCCGGCGTCGCGGGCCTGCTCGCGCCGCTCGTCGGTCCGCTGCCAGATCGCCGGATGGGTGATCGCCTCGAGAGCGGCCAGCGCCTGCGGGTCGCCGAAGACCACCCGGCCCAGCGCGGGTCGGTCCAGGGCGCCCTGCGCGTCCAGCAGGTCGTCGCCGAAGCGCGCCACCACCTGCCGCAGGGCCGGCTGCCCCGGCTCGAGCACCTCTCGGGCGATGGCGTCGGCGTCCAGCACCACGGCTCCGGCGTCGCGGAGCGCCGTGGCGGCCGTCGACTTGCCGGACCCGATCCCGCCCGTCAGTCCGATGTAGAGCACCCGCCGACCCTACCCAGGACGATGGGACCCAGGACGCGCGACCCGTCGAGGCACCGACCGTCGACGACGAGACGGCCCGCACCCCTGCCGGGGTGCGGGCCGTCCGCGTTGGTGGCTGGCGATCAGCCGCCGGTGAGCTTCTCCCGCAGAGCAGCCAGCGCCTCGTCGGAGGCGAGGGTGCCCTCGTTGCTCGGCGCCGGGGAGGCGCTGGGCGTGGGCTGGCCCGAGCCGGAGCTCGAGGGACGCGAGCCCGAGTCGGAGGAGTACGAGGTCGTGGTGACCTCGTCGCCCGCCTCGGCGGCGGCAGCGTCGTCGGCGGCCGCCTTCTCGATCTGGGCGCGGTGCGCCTCCCAGCGCTCGTGCGCCTCGGCGTACTGCTTCTCCCAGGCCGCGCGCTGGGCCTCGTAGCCCTCGAGCCACTCGTTGGTCTCCGGGTCGAAGCCCTCGGGGTACTTGTAGTTGCCCTGCTCGTCGTACTCGGCAGCCATGCCGTAGAGCGTCGGGTCGAACTCGGTGAGGTTGGCCCCGTCCTCGTTGGCCTGCTTGAGGCTCAGCGAGATCCGGCGACGCTCCAGGTCGATGTCGATGACCTTGACGAAGATGTCGGCGCCCACCTGGACGACCTGCTCGGGCAGCTCGACGTGCCGCTCGGCCAGCTCGGAGATGTGCACCAGGCCCTCGATGCCGTCCTCGACGCGGACGAAGGCGCCGAAGGGGACGAGCTTGGTGACCTTGCCCGGCACGACCTGACCGATCGCGTGGGTCCGGGCGAAGTGCTGCCACGGGTCCTCCTGGGTCGCCTTCAGCGACAGCGAGACCCGCTCGCGGTCCATGTCGACGTCCAGCACCTCGACGGTGACCTCGTCGCCGACCTCGACGACCTCGGACGGGTGGTCGATGTGCTTCCAGGACAGCTCGGAGACGTGCACCAGGCCGTCCACCCCGCCCAGGTCGACGAAGGCGCCGAAGTTGACGATCGAGGAGACGACGCCGGTGCGGACCTGGCCCTTCTGCAGCTCCTTGAGGAAGGTGCTGCGGACCTCGGACTGGGTCTGCTCCAGCCAGGCACGACGGGAGAGCACGACGTTGTTGCGGTTCTTGTCGAGCTCGATGATCTTGGCCTCGATCTCGCGGCCCACGTAGGGCTGGAGGTCGCGGACGCGACGCATCTCCACCAGCGAGGCCGGGAGGAAGCCGCGCAGGCCGATGTCGAGGATGAGGCCGCCCTTGACGACCTCGATGACGGTGCCGGTGACGACGCCGTCCTCCTCCTTGATCTTCTCGATCGTGCCCCAGGCGCGCTCGTACTGGGCGCGCTTCTTGGACAGGATCAGCCGACCCTCCTTGTCCTCCTTCTGGAGGACCAGGGCCTCGACCTCGTCGCCGATCTCGACGACCTCGTTCGGGTCGACGTCGTGCTTGATGGACAGCTCGCGCGAGGGGATGACGCCCTCGGTCTTGTAGCCGATGTCGAGCAGCACCTCGTCGCGGTCGACCTTGACGATGTGACCCTCGACGATGTCGCCGTCGTTGAAGTCCTTGATGGTCGCGTCGATGGCGGCGAGAAGCTCTTCCTCAGTGCCGATGTCGTTGACGGCGATCTGAGGGGCGGTCGTGTCGACCGTGCTGGCAGTCATGTAGTAGGAACTCCGATTGTGGACAGATGAGTAGCGGACAGATGGTGGTCGCACCGTGCTGAGATCCACCGCCCGGAGCCGGATGCGGTCGAGCAGCAGACGCACACGTGTGCACGTTTATCCTAGGCAACCCCTCGTCCGCGGGTCAAAGGCGCCCCGGGCCGTCGGCCCTGGAGCCGCCGACCGGCGGCACGCCCGGTGAGCTGCCCGCGCCCCCGCGCCCGCTCACCACCCGCTCACCCCCTGCGCACCACCCGTGACCTCGGGCGATACTGGCGCGGTGAGCGAGACCGACGACCGCGCGCCCGCCCGGGTCGAGCGCCGGAACGCCCCGCAGGACGAGACCGTGACCGCGAACCGCGGGTGGTGGGACGCCGCCGCGGTGGACTACCAGCAGGAGCACGGTGCCTTCCTCGGCGACGCCGAGCTCGTCTGGGGACCGGAGGGGTGGACCGAGGAGGAGCTGCGGGTGCTCGGGCCGGCCGGGGGCCTGCGCGGGCTCGACGTGCTGGAGTTCGGCGGGGGCGGCGCCCAGGGCGCCCGCTGGTGCGCGGCGCAGGGTGCCAGGGTGCTCTCCACCGATCTCTCGGCCGGGATGCTGGCTGGTGCCCGGCGAATCGACGCCGCCCACGACGGCCCGTCCCCGCTGCTGGCCCAGGCCGACGCCACCCGGCTGCCGCTGGCCGACGCGTGCATGGACGTCGTCTTCTCCGCCTACGGCGCCCTCCCCTTCGTCGCCGACGCGCGGGGGCTGATGGCCGAGCTGGCCCGGCTGCTGCGCCCGGGCGGCCGGCTGGCCTGCTCGACCAGCCATCCCATCCGCTGGGCCTTCCCGGACGTGCCCGGCGAGGCCGGCCTCGGCGCCAGCGGCAGCTACTTCGACGAGGCGCCCTACGTCGAGGAGGACGCGCAGGGCCGGGCGACCTACGTCGAGCACCACCGCACGCTGGGCCACCGGGTCGCCGACCTGGTGGCTGCCGGGCTGGTGGTCACCGACGTGCTGGAGCCGCCGTGGCCCGAGCGGAACACGCAGACCTGGGGCGGCTGGTCGCCGCTGCGCGGGGCGCACCTGCCCGGGACGCTGATCCTGGCCGCCCGCAAGCCCTGACGAGGCGCCTGACGTCACCCCAGCGTCGGGCGGTCCGACGGGCAGGTCGGTGGCGGACCGTGGCGGCTCAGTGGCCGGCGAGGATGTGCTCGGTGTCGCTGGCGCTCAGCGGCCGGGCGCGCAGCCGCGGCCCCTGCGCCTCGCTGCGGAACCAGTCGATGGTCCGGCGCAGCGCGTCCTCGATCTCGACCTGTGGCTCCCAGCCGAGCAGCTCGCGGGCCAGCGCGGTGTCCGGCTGACGGACCGTGGGGTCGTCGACGGGACGGGCGATGTGCCGGATCGTCGAGGTGCTCCCGGTGAGCTCGATGATCCACTCCGCGAGCTCGGTCATCGACAGCTCGTGCGGGTTGCCGATGTTCACCGGCCCAGCGTGCTCGCTGTCGGCCATCGCCAGGATCCCGGTGATGAGGTCGTCGACGTAGCAGATCGAGCGGGTCTGGCTGCCGTCGCCGGCCACCGTGACCGGCTGGCCGGCCAGCGCCTGGCGGATGAAGTTGGGGATCGCCCGGCCGTCGTCCGGGCGCATCCGCGGGCCGAAGGTGTTGAAGATCCGCACGATCCCGGTGTCCACGCCGTGGGTGCTGCGGTGCGCCAGGGTGAGCGCCTCGGCGAACCGCTTGGCCTCGTCGTACACCCCGCGCGGCCCGACCGGGTTGACGTGCCCCCAGTAGGACTCGGGCTGCGGGTGCACCGCCGGGTCGCCGTAGACCTCGGAGGTCGAGGCCAGCACGAAGCGGGCCCCCTTCTCCCGGGCCAGCGCCAGCGCGTGCATCGTGCCGATCGAGCCCACCTCGAGGGTCTCGATCGGCAGCTGCAGGTAGTCCACCGGGCTGGCCGGCGACGCCAGGTGCAGCACGAGGTCGACGTCACCCGCGACGGTCACGTCGCGGGTGACGTCCACCTCCACCAGGTCGAAGCCGGGCTCGTCGGCGAGGTGGGCGACGTTCGCCGGGGTGCCGGTGACGAAGTTGTCCAGCGCGACCACCTCGTCGCCGCGGGCGACCAGGCGCTCGCACAGGTGCGAGCCCAGGAAGCCGGACCCGCCGGTGACGACGGCGCGCACGGATCAGCCGTGCAGGTCGCGGCGACGCTGCGTCTGGTCGTCCGGACCGGACCGCCCGTCGGCCGGGTACGAGCCCTGCTGCGGCTGGTCGCCGAAGACGGGGTCCGGACCGGTGGCGTAGGCCGGCTCGTTCTCCAGGCGCCGGTTGCGACCGGCGACGATCGAGAAGATCAGTCCGCCGATGAGCAGCAGCGCGCCGATGATGATCAGCGGGATGGAGAAGGTGGTCTGCACGCCCTTGAGCAGCATCGACTTGGACTTGTAGTCCTCGACGTTCTGGTTGACGGTGTCCTCGGTGAAGCGGGAGACCGTGTCCAGGGCGTCGACCGTCTGGTTGTCGTACTGGAACTCCTGGTGCTGCTCCTCGGTGCGGTCCAGGACCACCCCGGTCACCGGGTCCACCCAGAAGGTGCGCTTGTTGGAGTAGTAGCGGTCCGCGGTGACCGCGCCGCTGTCGTCCGCCTGCCCGAAGAGCTGGCCGGGCAGCTCCATCTCGGTGTACTTCGTCAGCGGCACCTCCATGGTGTACCGGTACACCTCCATGCCCTGCAGCTCCTCGGTGTCCTCGTAGGTCACCGGGTAGGCCTGCCGGGTGGTCGAGTCCCACCACTCGTACTCGTCGGTCGGCTGCGCGTCGAAGGGGAACTTGACGGTCAGGCCCTGGTGCTGGACCTCCTGGCCGTCGAGGCTCTCGCCGCAGCAGTTCACCGCCATGCCGGTGTGCCGGTCGAAGACGACGGTCTCCTGCGAGGCAGCCATCGGCATGTCGTCGTCGTTGTTGTCGCTCTTGGTGCCCAGCTCCCACACGGCCAGGTCCTGATCGGTCTCCTCAGACGCCTGCTCGGCGTCGGAGGGGCGACCGATGACGGTCGCGACGGTGGTCAGCTCTCCCCCGCCCGGCTCGACGTTGTCCGCGTCGAAGAAGGTGGCGTTGGGGTCCTGCACCACCTGACGGGAGTTCTGGTCGAGCGGGACGACCGCCAGCCGCGGGTAGGCGTAGAACTTCAGGAGCAGGCCCAGGACGAGCAGGAATGCCCCTACGCCCATGATGATGGCCGGCAACAGCTTGCGCACGAGAGACCCTCCTTGGTCCAGGAACTTACCGGAGGGTAGCACCGCAACCCATCGATGACCGGCGTGCACGAGAGTAAGCGACGTGTCGTGCGCCACGTGGCAGGACACGACGATCCGCACCTCGCCTGCGATACCCCCTCCCAGGGGCCGCTATCAGCCCAGCAGGTCCGTGACCAGGCCGGACAGCGGACGGCTCGGGCTCACCCCTTCGGCCCGCATCCCCAGGCCCTCGGCCGGGGCGAGGTCGCCGGGCTTGTCGCCGAGCATCACGCACCGGCCCGGCTCAGCCCAGGGGGCCCGCCGCAGGACCTCCTCGAAGAGTCCCGGCCTCGGCTTGCGGCAGCGGCACGTGCCGCGCTCGTGCGGGCACACGGCGACGGCGTCCAGCCGGCCGCCGGCGGCGGCCAGCCCCGCGCGCAGCCGGTCGTGCACGGCCCGCAGGTCGGCAGCGGTCATCAGGCCGCGCGCCACGCCGCGCTGGTTGGTGACCAGCACCGTGGTCAGCCCGGCGGCGGTGAGCCGTCCCACCGCGTCGGCCGCCCCGGGCAGCAGGCGCAGCTCCTCGGGCCGGGTGACGTAGCCGCCCTCGACCTGCACGTTGAGGGTGCCGTCCCGGTCCAGCAGCACCAGGTCCACCGGGCCGCGCCCGTCGGGCTCGGGCAGCAGCGGCGGCCCGTCCCACCAGGGGGCGGGCAGCGCGCTCAGGGCAGCTCCTGCATGACCTCGTCGACCGCCTCGCACCAGGCGTGCGCCCACAGCATGTGCAGCTCCTGGATGCGCGGGGTCTCCTCCGAGGGCACGACGAGCAGGTGGTCGGCGAGCTCGCCCAGCCCGGCGCCGCGCGCGCCGGTCATGAGCACCGTGACGAGGCCGCGCTCGCGGGCCACCTGCAGCGCGGCCAGCACGTTCGGGCTGGCCCCGGAGGTGGACATCGCCAGCAGCACGTCGCCCTCGCGCCCGTGCGCCCGGACGCCCCGGGCCAGCACCTGCTCGAAGCCGTAGTCGTTGGCGATCGCGGTGACCGACGAGGTCGACTCGGCGAGGCTGACCGCCGGCAGCGGGGCCCGGTCCTGGACGCACCGGCCGAGCATCTCGGCGGCGACGTGGCTGGCGATCGCCGCCGACCCGCCGTTGCCGGCGACGAGCAGGGTGCGGCCGCTGGTGACCGCGGCCACCACCGCCTCCCCCGCCGCCAGCACCTGCCTGCGCAGGCTCTCCTGCGCGGCCGCGCGGGCCAGCTCGGACCAGGCGGTCACCCCGGCGTCGTGCCGGGCGGCCAGCACCCCGGCCGGGTCGCGGGGCTGCGTCGGGTCGCTCATCGTTGCCCCCTCCAGGTGGTGGCTCCGTGGTCGGTGAAGGTGAACTCCGAGACCTGCAGCCCGAGGCCGATGAGGGCGTCGGCGACCTGGTGACGCCGTTCGAACTCGCAGATGAAGATCATGTGGCCGCCGCCACCGGCTCCGGTGACCTTGCCCCCGAGGGCCCCGGTACGCATGGCCAGGTCCACGGCGTCGAGGATCAGCGGGGTGGCGATCCGGCTGGACATCCGCTGCTTCTCGGCCCAGGCCTGCCCGAGCAGCCGGCCGACCTCGTCGACCTTGCCGCGCAGCAGCGCCACCCGCATGGCGTCGGCGAGGTCGCGCTGCGCCCGCAGGCCGGCCACCGCGTCCTGCTGGCCGGTCTCGTAGCGGCTGACCTGGTCCTCGATGATGTGGTCGCTGACCCGGGTCCGCCCGGTGTAGGCCAGCAGCATGTTGTGCTCCAGCTCGTGCACGGTGTCCGCGCGCACCCGCAGCGGCGAGACGACGACCTCGCCGTGGCCGCGGAACTCCATGAAGTTGAACCCGCCGAAGGCGGCCGCGTACTGGTCCTGGTAGCCGCCGGGGATGCCCAGGTCCTCGCGCTCGAGGTGGTAGGCGAGCTCGGCCATCTCGTGCGGGTCCAGGTCGATGCCGCAGTGCCGGGCGACGAGGTCGATCACCGCCACCATGACGGCGCTGGAGGAGCCCAGCCCGGAGCCGGGCGGGGCGTTGGTGTGCAGGAAGAGGTCGAAGCCGTCGGAGGGCATCGCCCCGCGCAGCGTCATGATCCGGTCGATCGCCGCCTTGGGCAGGTCCAGCGTGCCGTCCAGGGTGGCCCGCTGGCCGACCTCGTAGTCGATCGCCTGCCCGTAGTCGTGCGACTCCACGGTGATCCGCCCGTCGGTCCGCGGACGAAGGGTGGCGTAGGCGTAGCTGCTGATCGTGGCGCTGAGCACCGCCCCGCCCTCACGCTCCGGGAAGGGCGAGACGTCGGTCCCGCCGCCGGCGAAGCTCACCCGCAGCGGCACCCGCGCGCGCAGCACCGGTCGCTCCGGTCGCATCAGACCCCTTCCGATGGGTGACAATCGTCCCTGTCCAGCAGTTACCCGATGGTAGGCGAGGAGCACCGTGCCGTCCCCGACGACCGCTCAGCCTCGCACTGTGACGCTCGACGCGTTGCGGGGGGTGGCCGCCTGGCTCGTGCTGCTCTCGCACGTGGGCTTCTGGACCGGGGAGACCTCCGGGGGCGCCGTGGGCAGCCTGGCCGCCCGCGGCGACGTCGGGGTGGCGATCTTCTTCGCGCTCTCCGCGGCGCTGCTGTCCGCCCCCTTCGTCCGTCGCGGTCTGGGCGAGCCGGCCCCCTTCTCCCTCGCCCGGTACGCCCGTCGCCGCCTGGCCCGCATCCTGCCGGCCTACTACCTGGCGCTGGCCGGGGTGCTGCTGACCGCGGTGGCGCTCGGCGACCCGGGCGGGGTGCTCAGCCTGCCGACCGTGCTGGTGCACCTGGTGCTGGGGCAGGGCGTGACCGGGGTGACCTTCCAGTCCTTCACCCAGACCTGGAGCCTGACCACCGAGGCGGTCTTCTACCTCGTGCTGCCGCTGGGTGCGGCGCTGGCCGTGCCGTGGGTGCTGGCGGCCGGTCCGGGAGCCGCGGACGAGAGCGCGCGACGTCGTGCCCGCGGCCGTCGGATGATCCTCGGCTGCGCCGTGCTCGGCCTGCTCGGGCTGCCGGTCCAGGGCCTGGCCGCGGTCTTCACCGGGGAGGGCGCGTCCTGGTGGGCCGGGGCGCTGGCCACCTCGGTGCCCGGGCACGCGCTGTGGTTCGCCGTCGGGATCGCCGTCACCGTGCTGCTCGAGGCCGAGCGCGCCGGGACCCGGCTGTGGGGCGGTCGCGCCGGTGAGCTGGTCGAGGTGCTGCGCACCTCGCCCGGGACCCTGGTGCTGCTGGCGCTGGTGGTCTGGGCGGTCGCCGCCACCCCGCTGGCCGGGCCGCGCGACCTCACCGACCCGGCGGCCGGCGCGCTGGTCGCCCGGGAGGTGCTCTACGGCGTGATCGCGCTGGCGCTGCTGCTCGCCGCGACCAGCCGGGGACTGCCGGAACGGGTGGCCGCCTCACGGCTGGCCGGCCCGAGCCGGTGGCTGGGCGACACCTCGTACGGCGTCTTCCTGTGGCACGTGCTGGTGCTCCAGGTGGTGTACGCGGCGCTGGACCTCCGGCTCTTCTACGTGCCCTTCGTGCCGATGCTCGTCCTCGTCACCGTGCTCTCGCTGGGCATCGCCCACCTGTCGTGGGTGCTCGTGGAACGGCGGTTCATCGCCTGGGCCCACCGGGACGCAGCAGCGCGGCCAGCAGCAGCCCGACGGTGACCGCGCCGAGCCCCTGACCGACCCAGGCGCCGGCCGAGTACCGCTCGGCGACGCCGAGCGCGGCGATGGCGAGGGCCGAGAGCAGCAGCGTGCCCAGGACGGCGAGCGGCCGCGCGCGGGAGGGCACGAGGGCACCGAGCGGGGCGAGCAGGGCGCCGAGCGGGCCGGCGACGAGACCCCCGAGGACGAGCGCGGTCAGGCCGGTCGGCAGCCGCCCGGCCGTCCTGGAACGCACCTCCGTGGCGGTGCCCGGCGGGTCTCCCCGGGGCGGGGCTGTCCCGTCGGCGCGCGGCACCGCGGGCACCGACGGGCGCCGGGCGCGGGCGAGCCGCTCGCCGGCCGCCCAGAGCAGCAGCAGGGCCACGAGCAGCCCGCCGACGAGCAGGGCGGTGCGGTGGGCGCCGTTGGGCGCGAAGTCGACGGTGACCTGCTCGGCTCCCCCGGCCGGGAGCCGGAAGCCCTGACGCCAGCCGTCGACGGTGACCGGGTCCAGCCGCCGCCCGTCGGCGGTGCGTGCCTGCCACCCGGCGTTGGCCCCCTGGGCCAGGGTCAGGTAGCCCGCCTCCCCCGGCTCGACGTCGATACGCCACCGGCCGGGGTGCTCACGCTCGGCAGAGGTGACCCCGCGGGCCGGCGCCGCCGAGGCGCTCGACGCGGTCGCGCCGCCGCCCACACCCGACGGGCCGTCCGCGGCGGCCTCTCCCTCGTCCAGGCCCGCCGCGCCGGCCTCTCCCGCGTCCTCCGCCGAGGTTACCCGGACGCGCTCCGGCAGCAGGACGTCGGTCGCCGTGGTCAGCACGTCGGTGCGGCCGCCGTCGTGCGTGGTCTGACCGCACGAGCGGAGCGGCACCGGACGGCCGGAGAGCAGGTCGCCGCGGGAGACCGACAGCGCGAGGCCGACCCGCTCCTGGCCGATCCGGACCGAGCCGGCCTGCCCGCACCCCAGCTCCACGGTCCGGTCGTCGCTGCTCTGGTCGTCACGTCCCTGGTTGGCGCTGCCCGCCAGCCCGTCGACGCTCACCTCGGGAGCCCGCCAGGACTCCCCGCCACGGACGAAGCTCAGCCGCAGGGTCGAGGTCTGCTGCACCGGGACCTGCAGCCGGGTGGTGGACCCGCGCACCCAGGTGCCCTGGTCGGTCTGGATCCGAACCGGCCCGGCCGCGCGGTCCAGGGAGATGGTCGAGACGCGACGCTGCTCCCCCAGGTCGATCTCGAGGGTGGGGGCGGCCTCGTCGGGAGCGGGTTCCCAGCGGGTCGCGGGGTCGCCGTCGACGGCTGCGCCTGGCCGGTGCTGCAGCCGCTCGTGCGCGGGGCGGTCGGTCGCGGCGCGGGTGCTGCTGCGCAGCGACCAGGGACCGTCGAGCAGGTCCTCGGCGGCCAGGCTGGGCCGGGGCCGCGCCCAGGCGCGCACGTCCAGGGCGCCGCTGGGCGGGGTGGCGGTGCGGCGCAGGTCGGCGCCCTCCTCCCCGAGGCTCGGGTCGGCGGCCGCGCGGGGGTCGCGGGTGATGAGTACCGGGCCGTCGCCGGAGGGCAGCGCGAGCACCGGGCCGTCGTCGTCGGTGCCCGGCGCCACGCGGGTGGTGCGGCCGGTGCTCTCGCCGCCCGGCGGCAGGTCGCGGGTGCCGACCTCGACGGGACGGGGGTCGTCGGCCGGGAGCGTCGGCGAGCGCCCGTCCTGCGGTGGCAGCCCGGAGGACAGCGCCTGCCAGCGCAGGGAGTCGGTGGTGATCGCGGCAACGTCCGAGCCGTCGCCGCCGAGGCCGTCCGCGACCGGGTCGTCGGCGGCGACGTCGCCGGTGAGCAGCATCGCCTGCTCCGGGGTCAGCAGGCCGGTCTCGGCGAGATCGGTCCACACCTCCGGCGCCCCGGCGACCCGCTGGGCCGTCGCGACCGGGTAGAGGCTGGCGGCGTCGTCGGCGTCGGCATCCGGGGCCGTCACCGACCACACGACGACCCGGTGCTCGCCCCGGCCGGTCGCGTCGGTGCGCTCGATCCCCGGCGAGGCGTCCAGCGTGGCCGCAGCAGCGTCCGGGTCGAGGGTGCCGACGTCGGCGCTGATCCCCCAGCGCACGACGACCCGGCGCACCCCCAGGCGCTCCAGCTGGTCGGCCAGCCGGGGCGAACCCACCCCGGCCGAGGCGAGCAGATCGATCCCGTCGAGGACCCGGGTGGCCCCGGGGTGCCCGAGCGGGGCCGACCCGCGGCCGAGCACCGGTGACTCGGCCAGGGCGGCCAGCGGCTCGTCCACCGTGCGGCCCCAGGTGTAGTCGGCGGTCCGGGCGCCGGGCAGCAGCAGCGTGGCTCCGCCCTCACGCTGGGCCGCGCGGTCGACCGTCTGGGCCGTCGTGGCCCACTCGGCGGGCACCTCGTCGTAGGCCCAGGCGTCGCCGCCGCGCCCCTGCCACAGCGGCAGGGTGGCCGCGACCAGCGCCACCGCGGTGCCGGCGACGAGCAGCCGGCCCGTGGTGAGGCGTGCCCCCACGGCGAACCGGCGCCCCGTCCACCCTCCCGGTGCGGTGGGGACCCCCTTCGCCACCCCGCCCCGGCGTCCAGCCACCCCGGCGAGCAGCAGGCCCACCCCGAGCGCCACCGGCAGGCGGACCAGCGGGTCGGCCTTGTGCACGTTGCGCAGCGCGGCCAGCGGCCCGTCCAGCAGGTCCTGGACCGGGCCGGCCAGCGGGCCCGAGCCCGAGCCCTCGCGGCCCACCGCCATGACGAGCACGCCCAGCAGCACCCCGGTCAGCGCCCACCGGGTCAGGTGTCGTCGCTCCGCCGACGCGCGCTCGCCCGGTCCGTGCCGGCGCGCCCTGACCAGGCCGGCGAGACCGAGCCCGGCCACCGCCATGGTGCCGATGATCGCCAGCACCGACTGGGCCAGCACCCAGCCGGTCTGCCAGGTGGGGTGGTCGCCGGCGGTGAGGATGTAGGCGACCCAGTGCTGCGCCCCGCGCAGGACGTTGGGCAGCGAGGCCACCGCCGTGGTCGTCGAGGCCACCTCGATGAAGTCGAGGAAGGGGTAGGAGTAGCGGCCGAGGACGAGTAGCGGGCCGAGCCACCAGGCGCTGCCGAGCAGCGCGCCCAGGCTCCACCAGGCCAGCGCGCGGCCCTTGCGGCGGCCCCGGGGGGCCAGCAGGATCCAGCCGGCGGCCGGGACCAGCGCGACCAGGGAGACGGTGGCGTTGACCCCGCCGAGGCAGGCGGCCAGCAGCCCGGTGGTCACGGCGGCCCGGCGTCTGTCGGACGCCGCGACGCCCTCGCGCACGGCCCGCTCGGCCGCCAGCACCAGCCACGGCAGCAGCGCGTAGGGCCACACCTCGACGGAGATCTCCGAGAGCACGGTGAGCACCCGCGGCGAGAGCGCGTAGACGACCCCGGCCAGCAGCGCCGTGCCGGTGCCGAGGCCGGCGATGCGACGGGCCAGCCGCTCGGTGCCGAGGAGAGCGACGACGAGGATCAGCGCCCACCAGGCCCGCTGGATGACCCACGGGTCGAGGCCGATCACCTCGCCGAGCCAGTAGAAGGGACCCATCGGCCACAGGTAGCCGTAGGCCTGGTTCTGCAGCTCGCCGACCCCGGTGTGGTCGTTCCAGGCCCACAGGGCCCGGGCGAGGTATCGGCCCGGGGAGAGCAGCAGGTCCACCTTCGTGTCCGGCTGGATCATCCCGGGGGCGACGAAGAACGGCAGCACCCCCACGGCGAGCATCGTCACCAGCCGCTGCAGCCCGGCCCGCCGTCGGCGGACGTCGGTCGCGGCGGGGGCGCCCGGGAGGGACCTCGCGGTGGTCGCCGAGGCAGCGGCACCGTCGGTCATCGACGACGCAGCACGAGCAGCAGGTTCCAGGTGAGCACCTCGCGCACGCCGGGCACCCGCAGCAGGTGGGCGAAGCCGTCGGGGAGGTAACGCGGGCGGGCGACGAGCACCTCGACGTCCGTGCGCTGCCGGGCCCAGGCCAGGCCCTGGGCGACCGAGACCCGGTAGAGGGTC
Proteins encoded:
- a CDS encoding D-sedoheptulose-7-phosphate isomerase — protein: MSDPTQPRDPAGVLAARHDAGVTAWSELARAAAQESLRRQVLAAGEAVVAAVTSGRTLLVAGNGGSAAIASHVAAEMLGRCVQDRAPLPAVSLAESTSSVTAIANDYGFEQVLARGVRAHGREGDVLLAMSTSGASPNVLAALQVARERGLVTVLMTGARGAGLGELADHLLVVPSEETPRIQELHMLWAHAWCEAVDEVMQELP
- a CDS encoding D-glycero-alpha-D-manno-heptose-1,7-bisphosphate 7-phosphatase; translated protein: MGARLVRGGRRGHAGAALSALPAPWWDGPPLLPEPDGRGPVDLVLLDRDGTLNVQVEGGYVTRPEELRLLPGAADAVGRLTAAGLTTVLVTNQRGVARGLMTAADLRAVHDRLRAGLAAAGGRLDAVAVCPHERGTCRCRKPRPGLFEEVLRRAPWAEPGRCVMLGDKPGDLAPAEGLGMRAEGVSPSRPLSGLVTDLLG
- a CDS encoding methyltransferase domain-containing protein encodes the protein MSETDDRAPARVERRNAPQDETVTANRGWWDAAAVDYQQEHGAFLGDAELVWGPEGWTEEELRVLGPAGGLRGLDVLEFGGGGAQGARWCAAQGARVLSTDLSAGMLAGARRIDAAHDGPSPLLAQADATRLPLADACMDVVFSAYGALPFVADARGLMAELARLLRPGGRLACSTSHPIRWAFPDVPGEAGLGASGSYFDEAPYVEEDAQGRATYVEHHRTLGHRVADLVAAGLVVTDVLEPPWPERNTQTWGGWSPLRGAHLPGTLILAARKP
- the rpsA gene encoding 30S ribosomal protein S1, which encodes MTASTVDTTAPQIAVNDIGTEEELLAAIDATIKDFNDGDIVEGHIVKVDRDEVLLDIGYKTEGVIPSRELSIKHDVDPNEVVEIGDEVEALVLQKEDKEGRLILSKKRAQYERAWGTIEKIKEEDGVVTGTVIEVVKGGLILDIGLRGFLPASLVEMRRVRDLQPYVGREIEAKIIELDKNRNNVVLSRRAWLEQTQSEVRSTFLKELQKGQVRTGVVSSIVNFGAFVDLGGVDGLVHVSELSWKHIDHPSEVVEVGDEVTVEVLDVDMDRERVSLSLKATQEDPWQHFARTHAIGQVVPGKVTKLVPFGAFVRVEDGIEGLVHISELAERHVELPEQVVQVGADIFVKVIDIDLERRRISLSLKQANEDGANLTEFDPTLYGMAAEYDEQGNYKYPEGFDPETNEWLEGYEAQRAAWEKQYAEAHERWEAHRAQIEKAAADDAAAAEAGDEVTTTSYSSDSGSRPSSSGSGQPTPSASPAPSNEGTLASDEALAALREKLTGG
- a CDS encoding porin PorA family protein, producing the protein MRKLLPAIIMGVGAFLLVLGLLLKFYAYPRLAVVPLDQNSRQVVQDPNATFFDADNVEPGGGELTTVATVIGRPSDAEQASEETDQDLAVWELGTKSDNNDDDMPMAASQETVVFDRHTGMAVNCCGESLDGQEVQHQGLTVKFPFDAQPTDEYEWWDSTTRQAYPVTYEDTEELQGMEVYRYTMEVPLTKYTEMELPGQLFGQADDSGAVTADRYYSNKRTFWVDPVTGVVLDRTEEQHQEFQYDNQTVDALDTVSRFTEDTVNQNVEDYKSKSMLLKGVQTTFSIPLIIIGALLLIGGLIFSIVAGRNRRLENEPAYATGPDPVFGDQPQQGSYPADGRSGPDDQTQRRRDLHG
- a CDS encoding NAD-dependent epimerase/dehydratase family protein — protein: MRAVVTGGSGFLGSHLCERLVARGDEVVALDNFVTGTPANVAHLADEPGFDLVEVDVTRDVTVAGDVDLVLHLASPASPVDYLQLPIETLEVGSIGTMHALALAREKGARFVLASTSEVYGDPAVHPQPESYWGHVNPVGPRGVYDEAKRFAEALTLAHRSTHGVDTGIVRIFNTFGPRMRPDDGRAIPNFIRQALAGQPVTVAGDGSQTRSICYVDDLITGILAMADSEHAGPVNIGNPHELSMTELAEWIIELTGSTSTIRHIARPVDDPTVRQPDTALARELLGWEPQVEIEDALRRTIDWFRSEAQGPRLRARPLSASDTEHILAGH
- the coaE gene encoding dephospho-CoA kinase, which translates into the protein MLYIGLTGGIGSGKSTAATALRDAGAVVLDADAIAREVLEPGQPALRQVVARFGDDLLDAQGALDRPALGRVVFGDPQALAALEAITHPAIWQRTDERREQARDAGAAVVVHDMPLLVEKEMAPQYHLVLVVDTDEETRVRRLVEHRGMPEEDARSRMRSQAGDAQRRAVADVLLDNHGTPEQLRGQVERLWRERLAPFAENLRLGRVAVQPSELVLTEPDPGWADAASRTVARLRHGLGDLAVRVDHVGSTSVPMLAAPILDLQIGVRSLADADRPDFVAAMLAGGWPRRDEITQDRSEDGQVWPKRYHQGADPGMPVHVHVREVGSPGWRWAMVLRDWLRSEEGERLAYRAEKERLAGLGLDRAAYAEAKEAWFAAAHPRITAWASATSWTPDPPTAP